In the Camelus bactrianus isolate YW-2024 breed Bactrian camel chromosome 17, ASM4877302v1, whole genome shotgun sequence genome, one interval contains:
- the CNBP gene encoding CCHC-type zinc finger nucleic acid binding protein isoform X3, producing MSSNECFKCGRSGHWARECPTGGGRGRGMRSRGRGFQFVSSSLPDICYRCGESGHLAKDCDLQEDEACYNCGRGGHIAKDCKEPRREREQCCYNCGKPGHLARECDHADEQKCYSCGEFGHIQKDCTKVKCYRCGETGHVAINCSKTSEVNCYRCGESGHLARECTIEATA from the exons ATGAGCAGCAATGAATGCTTCAAGTGTGGACGATCTGGCCACTGGGCCCGGGAATGCCCCACTGGTGGGGGCCGTGGTCGTGGAATGAGAAGCCGTGGCAGAG GTTTCCAGTTTGTGTCCTCATCTCTTCCAGACATCTGTTATCGCTGTGGTGAGTCTGGTCATCTTGCCAAGGATTGTGATCTCCAGGAGGA TGAAGCCTGCTATAACTGCGGCAGAGGCGGCCACATCGCCAAGGACTGCAAGGAGCCCCGGAGGGAGCGGGAGCAGTGCTGCTACAACTGCGGCAAGCCGGGCCACCTGGCCCGCGAGTGCGACCACGCGGACGAGCAGAAGTGCTACTCCTGCGGGGAGTTCGGGCACATCCAGAAAGACTGCACCAAAGTGAAGTGCTACCG gTGTGGTGAAACTGGTCACGTAGCCATCAACTGCAGCAAGACGAGCGAAGTCAACTGTTACCGCTGCGGCGAGTCAGGGCACCTTGCGCGGGAGTGCACGATCGAGGCCACAGCTTAA
- the CNBP gene encoding CCHC-type zinc finger nucleic acid binding protein isoform X4 has translation MSSNECFKCGRSGHWARECPTGGGRGRGMRSRGRGFQFVSSSLPDICYRCGESGHLAKDCDLQEDACYNCGRGGHIAKDCKEPRREREQCCYNCGKPGHLARECDHADEQKCYSCGEFGHIQKDCTKVKCYRCGETGHVAINCSKTSEVNCYRCGESGHLARECTIEATA, from the exons ATGAGCAGCAATGAATGCTTCAAGTGTGGACGATCTGGCCACTGGGCCCGGGAATGCCCCACTGGTGGGGGCCGTGGTCGTGGAATGAGAAGCCGTGGCAGAG GTTTCCAGTTTGTGTCCTCATCTCTTCCAGACATCTGTTATCGCTGTGGTGAGTCTGGTCATCTTGCCAAGGATTGTGATCTCCAGGAGGATG CCTGCTATAACTGCGGCAGAGGCGGCCACATCGCCAAGGACTGCAAGGAGCCCCGGAGGGAGCGGGAGCAGTGCTGCTACAACTGCGGCAAGCCGGGCCACCTGGCCCGCGAGTGCGACCACGCGGACGAGCAGAAGTGCTACTCCTGCGGGGAGTTCGGGCACATCCAGAAAGACTGCACCAAAGTGAAGTGCTACCG gTGTGGTGAAACTGGTCACGTAGCCATCAACTGCAGCAAGACGAGCGAAGTCAACTGTTACCGCTGCGGCGAGTCAGGGCACCTTGCGCGGGAGTGCACGATCGAGGCCACAGCTTAA
- the CNBP gene encoding CCHC-type zinc finger nucleic acid binding protein isoform X2, whose product MSSNECFKCGRSGHWARECPTGGGRGRGMRSRGRGGFTSDRGFQFVSSSLPDICYRCGESGHLAKDCDLQEDACYNCGRGGHIAKDCKEPRREREQCCYNCGKPGHLARECDHADEQKCYSCGEFGHIQKDCTKVKCYRCGETGHVAINCSKTSEVNCYRCGESGHLARECTIEATA is encoded by the exons ATGAGCAGCAATGAATGCTTCAAGTGTGGACGATCTGGCCACTGGGCCCGGGAATGCCCCACTGGTGGGGGCCGTGGTCGTGGAATGAGAAGCCGTGGCAGAGGTGGTTTTACCTCGGATAGAG GTTTCCAGTTTGTGTCCTCATCTCTTCCAGACATCTGTTATCGCTGTGGTGAGTCTGGTCATCTTGCCAAGGATTGTGATCTCCAGGAGGATG CCTGCTATAACTGCGGCAGAGGCGGCCACATCGCCAAGGACTGCAAGGAGCCCCGGAGGGAGCGGGAGCAGTGCTGCTACAACTGCGGCAAGCCGGGCCACCTGGCCCGCGAGTGCGACCACGCGGACGAGCAGAAGTGCTACTCCTGCGGGGAGTTCGGGCACATCCAGAAAGACTGCACCAAAGTGAAGTGCTACCG gTGTGGTGAAACTGGTCACGTAGCCATCAACTGCAGCAAGACGAGCGAAGTCAACTGTTACCGCTGCGGCGAGTCAGGGCACCTTGCGCGGGAGTGCACGATCGAGGCCACAGCTTAA
- the CNBP gene encoding CCHC-type zinc finger nucleic acid binding protein isoform X1 translates to MSSNECFKCGRSGHWARECPTGGGRGRGMRSRGRGGFTSDRGFQFVSSSLPDICYRCGESGHLAKDCDLQEDEACYNCGRGGHIAKDCKEPRREREQCCYNCGKPGHLARECDHADEQKCYSCGEFGHIQKDCTKVKCYRCGETGHVAINCSKTSEVNCYRCGESGHLARECTIEATA, encoded by the exons ATGAGCAGCAATGAATGCTTCAAGTGTGGACGATCTGGCCACTGGGCCCGGGAATGCCCCACTGGTGGGGGCCGTGGTCGTGGAATGAGAAGCCGTGGCAGAGGTGGTTTTACCTCGGATAGAG GTTTCCAGTTTGTGTCCTCATCTCTTCCAGACATCTGTTATCGCTGTGGTGAGTCTGGTCATCTTGCCAAGGATTGTGATCTCCAGGAGGA TGAAGCCTGCTATAACTGCGGCAGAGGCGGCCACATCGCCAAGGACTGCAAGGAGCCCCGGAGGGAGCGGGAGCAGTGCTGCTACAACTGCGGCAAGCCGGGCCACCTGGCCCGCGAGTGCGACCACGCGGACGAGCAGAAGTGCTACTCCTGCGGGGAGTTCGGGCACATCCAGAAAGACTGCACCAAAGTGAAGTGCTACCG gTGTGGTGAAACTGGTCACGTAGCCATCAACTGCAGCAAGACGAGCGAAGTCAACTGTTACCGCTGCGGCGAGTCAGGGCACCTTGCGCGGGAGTGCACGATCGAGGCCACAGCTTAA